The following is a genomic window from Dama dama isolate Ldn47 chromosome 4, ASM3311817v1, whole genome shotgun sequence.
ATCACTAATCTATTACGAATACTGTTATTGGCAGACCTCAGCGTGAGGAAGGAGCCAGGCATGGTTCCTATTCCGGGTAGCCCGTGCCTTAGAGCTTCTCAAGGGAACCATTAAGCTCCCTTCCTGTGGCCCTGGCAGACATTACTAATCAATCCCTCCCGGGTTTCCAGCCAAGTCCCCACAAAGCTAGAATCACTTATGTGAGACGTCATCGAGGTGGCCTCCAGCAGTCAGCTTGTTAGGAGGGATTAAACCATTCTGTCCCCAGGGGCATTATTTGACAGTGTCCAGTCTCCTTCCCCTGTGCCAGCTGGCATCCTCAGTGACCCCCATGGTAATCCTCTTCCTCCCTCAGTCCGTACTCAAAACAGCTGGGAGGGATCCTGTTACAACAGCATGCTACCCTTCTGCTCAAAACCACCAATGGCTCCCTCTCCTTAGCTCCTGATTCTTGACCATGGAGGCTTTCCTGAGTGGACCCTCCACCCTGTGAACTCTCTGTCCCCTCCCGACGCGCTCTCCCTTGCTACTGGTCAAGCTGCTCTATTTTCAGTCCCCATTCCTATCTTACCCTAATTTATCATTTCACTCCCTGCCTGGAAACTTCTATCTGCCTTCCTGGCTTTATATGTTACCTTAGCATTTTGTGCTATTGTGCAGTTGCTAGATGTGTCcgacactctgcaaccccatggattgcagcatgccaggcttccctgccctccactatctgccggagttttctcaaactcatatccattgagtcggtgacgccatccaaccatctcatcctctgttatccccctctcctcctgcccttgatctttcccaaccccagggtcttttccaatgagttggctcttcgcagcaagtgtccaaagtattggagcttcagcttcagcatcagtccttccaatgaatattcaggaccaatttcctttaggatggactggtttgatatccttgcagaccaaggaagggactgtcaagagcctTCACCATCATGTATCATTCTCTAATATGCTATATTTCCTACTTCTATATTTTACTTATTGTCTATCTCCGCAATGAGTGTAAGCATGAATTTGCAGTTCTTTTGTTTGCTGCTGCATCCCCAGAGCTGAAAACATGGGAGGCACTTGAACAATATTTGTCAAGTGCATAAAAGTATTGGGTTCCCTTGGTATACCCCAAGTTCTCTCTGGCACTGTCACTGGCCTAACTTGGTAGAAATATCTTTCCCCTGTATGTCACCTGGTCTAGCCATACTCCCCCCAATCTCCTTCAGTTACATCCCTTCTTCCTGAAGCACTTATTGGGGTTTAGGAGCTCCCCTCCTCTCCCACATGAATCTTCTCACTCTCTAACTAGTTGATCCCACTCTGTTGATGTCTTTCTCTTCCCACAGATTGAGGAGTCTGTGCTCTCAGTGGTGGAGCCATCTTGCCCAATTTCATGTTGTATCTTATAGGTGgaattccctccctcccttcacccTATTTGGTAGAGCCCACTGGGTCACGTGGTTCCCTGTAAAGGCCACCCCTGCCCCTATGGTATCTTCCACTCTCCTCTAGTGTCTCATTTGGTgcattggattggccaaaaagttcactggTAACATGTTACGAAAAAcccagatgaactttttggccaacactaTAGCTCATGATTCAATACAACTGCCCCTTCTGTTCCTCATGATTTCTTTCTGTCTCCTCTGAAATCTTGCTAGAGAGACCCCAAGGTCCTATGATTTACTTTAAGTTTGGAGgatccccaacacacacactggagaaggcaatggcaacccactccagtattcttgcctagagaatcctgtggacagaggagcctggtgagttgctATCCATTgagccgcacagagtcggacatgactgaagcgacttagcatgcatgcatgcattggagaaggaaatggcaacccactccagtattcttgcctagagaatcccagggacagaggagcctggtgggctgctgtccatggggtcgcacagagtcggacatgactgaagtgacttagcagcagcagcagcacacacacATCGGCTGAGATACTCATTGGCCCCTGCACACACCCAACCACCCAGTGCCCTCAGCTTACTTGGTGGCATAGCCCATGCTGAGCATGCGGTTGGTGAGGTGACGGTCATCCCCAAAGGTGCAGTGGGTGCCCAGGAACTTCTGGTTGTACCAGGCCTCGAGGAACTGCTGCAGGAGGTTGTTCCTGTATAGGcctgggtgggggaagggcaCACAGGAGCCTCAGTCGCTGCTATTGCCAGCACCATCCCTAGCCCAACTCATCTCCAATTCCAACCCCATCctttctctaaatatttatttttatctatttattcagCTTCTCTAGgactttgttgtggcatgtgggatctagttcccccaccagagatggaagctgggccccctgccttgggatgatggagtcttagccactggaccatcatggAAAGCCCTCCAGCCCATCTTTAACCATCTCAATCCCATTCTTAACCCCATCTCCAATGACAACTCCAGCCGCAATCCTGTTCTCAATCTCACCTCCTTCCTCAACCCCACACTCATCCCAAACTTGCCCCTGACCCATAGCCACTCTGACTGCAAACCAATCCCCAATCTGGTATAATTCTTAGCTCCACCACCTACTCATCTGCATCCAAAAAACCCATCTCCAGCCTCAAGCCTACCACCAACAGTGTTCTTAAGTTCCAAacccatctcatccccttccccAATCTTCACCCCGCCACAGTCCAATCACCATCCACATGCTTTCTCCAGACCATTCCTACCACCAGACACCATCCCCACCTCCAGCTTCCAATCTTACCCCTGTCCCCAGTTCCTGCCCCAGCCCCATCTTTGTCTCCAGTCTCAATCCCATCTTCAACCCATCTgcctcctcttctcccttccttctccacCCCATCCACggccctcccagccctgcccctgctcACCTAGGGGCCCACTGATGCAGGACACACAGTGGAAGTAGCTCTGACAAGCCCGCTCCACATTGAAGGCCACCCAGTACCGCAGGCTGCTTAGGAAACTGACCCAGGAGTCCAGAGGGTTCAGGATCCGTACATCACCCCCAACAGCCCCTACTCGGGGGTCCTCATCCAGCACCCGCACCAGCTCCAGCAGCGCCATGGGGTCCAGCCTTGTGTCTGAGTCACAGACCTGACAAATGGAAGGGGCCAAGGTTCAGGCGAGATCCTTGCACAGGGCTGGCAATTGAGGGACCATCCTTGATCCCCAAGGGACGAGAACCAGCTCGGACAGTCTGCAGCCAATCTGAACATAGCTTGAGTTTTTTAGTCATGTTCAATGTCTTATCACATTTTAAGATGAccacccacctccccccccacacacccatGCTCTTGTAAAATACCCTCTGGTGTGTGGGCAAGATCTATAACTTGCTTTTAACCTATAGAATATGGCCAATAGCCAAAGTGATGATACAGAACTCCCATAACTGTATTCCCTTATTTGGAAATGGTGAAGGGGTTCTGCAGTGTAATTAAGGTTCCTAATCTGTTGGCATTAAGTTAATCAAAGGGAGAGTATCCTGGGTGGGCCTGACCTAATCAGGCGAGCCCTTTAAAAGAGGGTCTAGAAGTCAGATTCTTGCTGGTCGTGACAAAGCAAGCTGCTATGAGTTCTACGGTTGCAAAAGAACAAATTctgccaacaaacacatgagCTTGAAATGGGCCCCAGAGCCTTTGATAAGACCCAGTTCCAACTGACACCATGACTGCAGCCTGATGACACCCTGAACAGGGGATCCAGTTAAGCTTTGCCCAGACTCCTAACCCATGGAAACTATGAGGtaataataaatgtgttttgtttcaAGCTGCCAAATGTGTGGAAATGTGTTATGCAGTGGtaaaaaagacaacaacaaaaactattgCAATGCATTAATGAATGAATTACTgcattgaatggatgaatgaatgatgaagtAAATAAATCTCTATACTGATAAGTAAATGGATGGATAAACTAAAGAATCTcaacactgaatgaatgaagaaacagGATGAACCAATCTCTACATTTAATTACTTAATTTAagtgaatgagtaaatgagtgaGTGATCTTCATactggatggacagatggatgcatGAAAGAATGAGTGAAAGAAAGAATTTCTACCTTGGATGAAGAAAAGATGAAACCTCTACagagaatggatgaataaataaaggaatgaatgatCTCTGTAGTGGATgatgagatgaatggatgaagaaaagatacaatgaaagaaggaagagaaagaaggacagGGATATTCTGTATTGAATGGGTAAATGAATCTTTATGTTGAATGGATGGATacatggatggatgagtgggttaATGAGAGTTTCTGCatcaaatggatgaatgaatgaaaaaggaaggaaaggaggaagaaatctCTTCACTGAATGGGTAAATGAATGAGTAATCTCCCTAATGGTTGGATGGATAAACGGGAATATGAatggtggaaggaaggaaagacacTCTccattgaatggatgaatgaataaaggaagcaGAGAGGTTCATTCCAATCTGTAGGATGAATGAAGGATCCGAAAGAAGTGGGATGGGGGTGTTCGGGTCACAGACGCGGCGAGGGCGCCTCCCACTCACCTGCACGTAGTCCACCGAGTCGCCGAGCGCCTTGAAGGCCGTGTACATGACCTCGCGCTTGCCGCCCCAGCGCTGCGCCACGCACACGCACCGGCGCGTCTTCACCAGCGCCTCCACCGCCAGGCGCCCGGGGTCCTCGGCCTCCACCTCGCGGTAGGCGCCCTCGCCGgccgcgcccgccgccgccggcTCCCAGGGCTGGTGATAGTTACCGTCCCACACGTAGGTGGCGGGATCCTCGTCGGCGAAGACCTCGCGGAACATGTCGACCATGTACAGGTCCTCGGCGCGGTTGCCGTCCACCACCATGAGGACGCGCAGGCGCGCGCGCGGGTACACCAGGGCTCGGGCCGACACCAGGCACTGGCGCAGATACGCGGGGTCCTCCTGGTACGCCGAGATGGTGAGCGCCACGCTACGCGCCGTGGCCGCCTCCGGGGGCCCCCGCGCCGCCGcgcgccgcgccgccgccgccacccgcCGATGCTCCAGGTAGGCGAAGAGGCTCTGCGCCACCAGGTGCGCCGAGAGGAAGGCCCCGTAGAGGCCGAAGGCCAGGAGGCCGTAGCGATCGGAGGCCAGCGGCACGCCGGCGGCGTAGGCCCAGGTCATGAGGCCCAGGATGAGCAGCGCGAAGGCGATGGTCAGCACCCGGCGGACCAGGCCGGAGCAGTGGCGGGCTGCCTGGCTGGGCTTGGGCATGTCCTTCGGGAAGAGAAAGGGGGGGAAAAGAGTCCTGAGATGCTCTCCGGGAAGGGAAGACCTCCTGGCTTTTGTTTCCAGGCCAACGGTCACATCCCCTTTTGATAAAGAGAATCCTCTGGGTACTGCAAAGTTACTTTCATTCATGAAAGTAAACGTGGCAAGCAGTTACCAAGGCTGAATACCTGCTTACCCTGCTTCTAATGCTGTTTCCCTCCACGTTTTTAACGCTTTAAAATCCACGAGGATTACACTCAGTGGAGTGTCACAGTTGAATTAACAGGGGTTCCCTGCCTCCTTCTTAGTGGCAGGGAAAATGATTCATCTCACAAAGCTTTCTTAGTGTTAAGATGATAATAGTGATGAAAATATACATCTCAGAGAAGAATGCAATGCGCTTTAAACGTTTTACAGAAACTAACTTATTTGAATCCTCGAAACAGCCCTCTGAGGTGGGTactattagtgtgtgtgtgtgtgtgtgtgtgtgtgcgcgctctaagtcgctttagttgtgttcaactctttgtgaccccatggactctagcccttcagtctcctctgtccatgggatttcccaggcaagaatactggcgaaggttgccatttccttcttcagggcatcttcccaacccagggactgaacttgtgtctcctgggttggctggtggattctttgccactgagccacctgggaagtcccatccccattttacaggcgaGGCAACTGAGTCACATAGAGGTGCAGCGACCTGCCCAAGGTCTGCCTGGAAAGCAGAGAAGTCAAtcctttgtgtgttttctttgggggggggggggggatgttgcattaaaaattatttttattgaagtttagttgatttacaatgttgtgttaattactgctgtagaGCAGTGAGtcagttaaacatatatattcttttccattataatttatcacaggatattgaatacagtgtCCTGGACTGTACCTTGTGGCTTATTCTATATATGACAGTTTGCAGCCGCTAATCCCAAATTCTCAACTGTTCCCTCCGCCACCTCTCTTCCCCTCTGGCCACCATAAATGTGTCAGAGAAGCCAAGATTTGAACCCTAAGAATCCAATCACTCAGCCACAACCTTATATATTGGCTTTACTCCTCAGCAGCaccccagggggtgggggtggacagaTAATCTTTCCTGCCACCGCTATAGAGATGGCAAAGCCAAGGACTGATTAGCCAGGAGGAGTGGCTGGCAGGGCCAGAGGCCCAGTACCCGTGACTGGCAGAGCTCATAATCAAAGGGAAGGAGGTGCCTctgtttgcttgtctgtaaagtgggGGTTTAGCCCCTTCCACGTGCCGAGCCCTGGTTAGGTGAATACTGTTAACGCTtcctgttacagatgaggaaactgagacccaggggGCTGTGTTCTCTCATCCAGGGTCACTCAGGCTCCAGCCCCTGGCTCCACCGTCCTCTATGCTCAACTGCCTTCTCCCTCTGTCACCAGTTCGCACCTCTTGGGCTTACTTTGAGTTGAATGAATCACTAAAGCTATAGATCTGCACGGTCCAATTCGTGACCCGTGGGCCACCTGTGGCTACAGACCACTTGAACTGCAGCGGGTACcactgaagaactgaatttttaattgtattCAATTTAAATGTTTGGATTCAGaaactgggacttccccagtggaccagtgattaagaatccaccttccaatgcagaggacctgggtttgatccctggtcggggaactaagccTGCGTGGGCTGACTGTGCCACAACTCGGgagaagcccgtgtgccgcaactcAGACCtgacacaaccaaaaataaatagataagtatttttaaaaacaaaaataaatttaaaaacagatccTTAATTCAGTTATTGGAAGGCTTTAACACATGTTTGGAACAAGTAGGATCTGTGAAGCTTCTTTTTCAGCTAACTGTTATGAAATCTAAAAATGCAGATCAAGCATCTCCAGTGAAAATACAGCATCTGCGTGAGATGCGCTACACATCTCGACTGGGAAGCCTGAGtgtggaaaaaagaaagtaaaacatgTCATTCATGTGTTTGTACTGAAATGATAATTTTTTGATATATATAGCAGGGTGTAGGCCCCCTACAGCCTCTTGGACCAAATGCCTGCCTCCTTCTTCACTACAGCCTGGCAAGCTAAGATTAGTTTTTACGTTTTTAGAAGGTTGAAAAAAGTCAAAACAAGAATAATATTTTGTGGGAcatgaaaattatattaatacacataatactgtgtataaaatagataaacaaggacctactgtatagcacagggaactacactcaatattttataataacctacatgggaaaagaatctgaaaaagcctatatatatatatatatatatatatatatatatacacatata
Proteins encoded in this region:
- the HAS1 gene encoding hyaluronan synthase 1, whose product is MTQDMPKPSQAARHCSGLVRRVLTIAFALLILGLMTWAYAAGVPLASDRYGLLAFGLYGAFLSAHLVAQSLFAYLEHRRVAAAARRAAARGPPEAATARSVALTISAYQEDPAYLRQCLVSARALVYPRARLRVLMVVDGNRAEDLYMVDMFREVFADEDPATYVWDGNYHQPWEPAAAGAAGEGAYREVEAEDPGRLAVEALVKTRRCVCVAQRWGGKREVMYTAFKALGDSVDYVQVCDSDTRLDPMALLELVRVLDEDPRVGAVGGDVRILNPLDSWVSFLSSLRYWVAFNVERACQSYFHCVSCISGPLGLYRNNLLQQFLEAWYNQKFLGTHCTFGDDRHLTNRMLSMGYATKYTSRSRCYSETPASFLRWLSQQTRWSKSYFREWLYNALWWHRHHAWMTYEAVVSGLFPFFVAATVLRLFYAGRPWALLWVLLCVQGVALAKAAFAAWLRGCLRMLLLSLYAPLYMGGLLPAKFLALATMNQSGWGTSGRRKLAANYVPVLPLALWALLLLGGLVRSVVHEARADWSGPSRAAEAQHLAAGAGAYVGYWAVMLTLYWVGVRRLCRRRAGGYRVQV